The following are encoded in a window of Pygocentrus nattereri isolate fPygNat1 chromosome 5, fPygNat1.pri, whole genome shotgun sequence genomic DNA:
- the tlx1 gene encoding T-cell leukemia homeobox protein 1 isoform X1, with amino-acid sequence MENIAAHLQHTHVDAISFGIDHILSNADPSSCMISNPRMQDLDCGLGGIVSTAYNTVTGQYGSGNGGYGGGGACGGSYAMNAGMNVNGNVSGLSSSGVIRVPAHRPLNGVHASIQTNGVTAPSSMSSMNNLTGLTFPWMESNRRYTKDRFTVALSPFTVTRRIGHPYQNRTPPKKKKPRTSFTRLQICELEKRFHRQKYLASAERAALAKALKMTDAQVKTWFQNRRTKWRRQTAEEREAERQQANRLLMQLQQEAFQKTLNQPVSPDPICLHNSSLFALHNLQPWTENTGKISSVSTCD; translated from the exons ATGGAGAATATAGCAGCGCATCTGCAGCACACGCACGTGGACGCCATCAGTTTCGGGATCGACCACATTCTGAGCAATGCGGACCCGAGCAGCTGCATGATTTCTAACCCTCGAATGCAGGACCTGGACTGCGGGCTGGGGGGCATCGTCAGCACTGCCTACAACACGGTGACCGGCCAGTACGGCTCCGGCAATGGCGGATACGGCGGCGGCGGCGCGTGTGGCGGCTCGTACGCCATGAACGCGGGCATGAACGTTAACGGGAACGTTAGCGGCCTTAGCTCGTCCGGAGTGATCCGCGTGCCAGCGCACCGGCCCCTGAACGGCGTGCACGCGAGCATCCAGACCAACGGAGTCACAGCGCCCAGCAGCATGAGCTCCATGAACAACCTCACAGGATTAACGTTTCCGTGGATGGAGAGCAACAGAAGATACACCAAAGACAGGTTCACAG TGGCCCTCTCACCCTTCACTGTAACACGCCGTATAGGTCACCCCTACCAGAACCGCACGCCCCCGAAGAAGAAGAAGCCCAGGACGTCCTTCACGCGCCTGCAGATCTGCGAGCTGGAGAAGCGCTTTCACCGCCAGAAGTATCTGGCCTCCGCAGAGAGAGCAGCTCTGGCGAAGGCACTTAAAATGACTGATGCCCAAGTCAAAACATGGTTCCAGAACAGAAGAACGAAATGGAG AAGACAGAcagctgaagagagagaggccgaGCGACAGCAAGCCAACCGCCTCCTGATGCAGCTCCAGCAAGAGGCCTTTCAAAAGACTCTGAACCAGCCCGTGAGTCCGGACCCCATCTGCCTGCACAACAGCTCCCTGTTCGCCCTGCACAACCTGCAGCCGTGGACTGAGAACACCGGCAAGATCAGCAGCGTCTCAACCTGCGACTAG
- the tlx1 gene encoding T-cell leukemia homeobox protein 1 isoform X3, with protein MENIAAHLQHTHVDAISFGIDHILSNADPSSCMISNPRMQDLDCGLGGIVSTAYNTVTGQYGSGNGGYGGGGACGGSYAMNAGMNVNGNVSGLSSSGVIRVPAHRPLNGVHASIQTNGVTAPSSMSSMNNLTGLTFPWMESNRRYTKDRFTGHPYQNRTPPKKKKPRTSFTRLQICELEKRFHRQKYLASAERAALAKALKMTDAQVKTWFQNRRTKWRRQTAEEREAERQQANRLLMQLQQEAFQKTLNQPVSPDPICLHNSSLFALHNLQPWTENTGKISSVSTCD; from the exons ATGGAGAATATAGCAGCGCATCTGCAGCACACGCACGTGGACGCCATCAGTTTCGGGATCGACCACATTCTGAGCAATGCGGACCCGAGCAGCTGCATGATTTCTAACCCTCGAATGCAGGACCTGGACTGCGGGCTGGGGGGCATCGTCAGCACTGCCTACAACACGGTGACCGGCCAGTACGGCTCCGGCAATGGCGGATACGGCGGCGGCGGCGCGTGTGGCGGCTCGTACGCCATGAACGCGGGCATGAACGTTAACGGGAACGTTAGCGGCCTTAGCTCGTCCGGAGTGATCCGCGTGCCAGCGCACCGGCCCCTGAACGGCGTGCACGCGAGCATCCAGACCAACGGAGTCACAGCGCCCAGCAGCATGAGCTCCATGAACAACCTCACAGGATTAACGTTTCCGTGGATGGAGAGCAACAGAAGATACACCAAAGACAGGTTCACAG GTCACCCCTACCAGAACCGCACGCCCCCGAAGAAGAAGAAGCCCAGGACGTCCTTCACGCGCCTGCAGATCTGCGAGCTGGAGAAGCGCTTTCACCGCCAGAAGTATCTGGCCTCCGCAGAGAGAGCAGCTCTGGCGAAGGCACTTAAAATGACTGATGCCCAAGTCAAAACATGGTTCCAGAACAGAAGAACGAAATGGAG AAGACAGAcagctgaagagagagaggccgaGCGACAGCAAGCCAACCGCCTCCTGATGCAGCTCCAGCAAGAGGCCTTTCAAAAGACTCTGAACCAGCCCGTGAGTCCGGACCCCATCTGCCTGCACAACAGCTCCCTGTTCGCCCTGCACAACCTGCAGCCGTGGACTGAGAACACCGGCAAGATCAGCAGCGTCTCAACCTGCGACTAG
- the tlx1 gene encoding T-cell leukemia homeobox protein 1 isoform X2 — translation MENIAAHLQHTHVDAISFGIDHILSNADPSSCMISNPRMQDLDCGLGGIVSTAYNTVTGQYGSGNGGYGGGGACGGSYAMNAGMNVNGNVSGLSSSGVIRVPAHRPLNGVHASIQTNGVTAPSSMSSMNNLTGLTFPWMESNRRYTKDRFTVALSPFTVTRRIGHPYQNRTPPKKKKPRTSFTRLQICELEKRFHRQKYLASAERAALAKALKMTDAQVKTWFQNRRTKWRQTAEEREAERQQANRLLMQLQQEAFQKTLNQPVSPDPICLHNSSLFALHNLQPWTENTGKISSVSTCD, via the exons ATGGAGAATATAGCAGCGCATCTGCAGCACACGCACGTGGACGCCATCAGTTTCGGGATCGACCACATTCTGAGCAATGCGGACCCGAGCAGCTGCATGATTTCTAACCCTCGAATGCAGGACCTGGACTGCGGGCTGGGGGGCATCGTCAGCACTGCCTACAACACGGTGACCGGCCAGTACGGCTCCGGCAATGGCGGATACGGCGGCGGCGGCGCGTGTGGCGGCTCGTACGCCATGAACGCGGGCATGAACGTTAACGGGAACGTTAGCGGCCTTAGCTCGTCCGGAGTGATCCGCGTGCCAGCGCACCGGCCCCTGAACGGCGTGCACGCGAGCATCCAGACCAACGGAGTCACAGCGCCCAGCAGCATGAGCTCCATGAACAACCTCACAGGATTAACGTTTCCGTGGATGGAGAGCAACAGAAGATACACCAAAGACAGGTTCACAG TGGCCCTCTCACCCTTCACTGTAACACGCCGTATAGGTCACCCCTACCAGAACCGCACGCCCCCGAAGAAGAAGAAGCCCAGGACGTCCTTCACGCGCCTGCAGATCTGCGAGCTGGAGAAGCGCTTTCACCGCCAGAAGTATCTGGCCTCCGCAGAGAGAGCAGCTCTGGCGAAGGCACTTAAAATGACTGATGCCCAAGTCAAAACATGGTTCCAGAACAGAAGAACGAAATGGAG ACAGAcagctgaagagagagaggccgaGCGACAGCAAGCCAACCGCCTCCTGATGCAGCTCCAGCAAGAGGCCTTTCAAAAGACTCTGAACCAGCCCGTGAGTCCGGACCCCATCTGCCTGCACAACAGCTCCCTGTTCGCCCTGCACAACCTGCAGCCGTGGACTGAGAACACCGGCAAGATCAGCAGCGTCTCAACCTGCGACTAG